The [Pseudomonas] carboxydohydrogena genome includes a window with the following:
- a CDS encoding vWA domain-containing protein, with translation MFLQFFTSLRQANVPVTLREYLTLMEALDAGLPEHNVENFYYLARAALVKDERNLDKFDRVFGETFKGLESLSEAVGETAVPAEWLKKLTEKYLSEEEKKKLEALDWNKLMDTLRKRMEEQKKRHQGGNKWIGTGGTSPFGAYGYNPAGIRIGQDGNRNFRAVKVWDRREFKDLDGNVELGVRNIKVALRRLRKFARTGAADELDLDTTIRQSANRGYLDVHLRPERHNAVKVLIFFDIGGSMDAHIAQVEELFSAARTEFKHMEYFYFHNCLYESVWKNNHRRYNERTATWDVLHKYPSDYKVIFVGDAAMSPYEIAVPGGSVEHVNPEPGAVWLQRVLQTYPNVVWLNPEQRRYWDYSESTAMIRKLFENRMYPLTLEGIEEAIRELARKTK, from the coding sequence ATGTTTCTGCAATTCTTCACATCGTTGCGGCAGGCCAATGTGCCGGTCACGTTACGCGAGTACCTCACCTTGATGGAGGCGCTCGACGCGGGCTTGCCCGAGCATAATGTGGAGAATTTCTACTATCTGGCACGCGCGGCGCTGGTGAAGGACGAACGCAACCTCGACAAGTTCGATCGCGTGTTCGGCGAGACCTTCAAGGGGCTGGAATCCCTGTCGGAAGCGGTCGGTGAAACCGCTGTTCCGGCGGAGTGGCTGAAGAAGCTCACCGAAAAATATCTCAGCGAGGAGGAGAAGAAGAAGCTCGAGGCGCTCGACTGGAACAAGCTGATGGACACGCTGCGCAAGCGGATGGAAGAGCAGAAGAAGCGCCATCAGGGCGGCAACAAGTGGATCGGCACGGGCGGCACCTCTCCGTTCGGCGCTTATGGCTACAACCCCGCGGGCATCCGCATCGGGCAGGACGGAAACCGGAATTTTCGTGCCGTGAAGGTCTGGGACCGCCGCGAGTTCAAGGACCTCGACGGCAATGTCGAACTCGGCGTGCGCAACATCAAGGTCGCGCTGCGGCGCCTGCGGAAGTTCGCCCGCACCGGGGCCGCCGACGAACTCGATCTCGACACCACCATCAGGCAGTCGGCCAATCGCGGCTATCTCGACGTGCATCTACGCCCCGAGCGGCACAACGCCGTCAAGGTTTTGATCTTTTTCGACATCGGCGGATCGATGGACGCGCATATTGCGCAGGTCGAGGAATTGTTCTCGGCGGCGCGCACCGAATTCAAGCACATGGAATATTTCTACTTCCACAACTGCCTCTATGAGAGTGTGTGGAAGAACAACCACCGCCGTTACAACGAGCGGACCGCGACATGGGACGTGCTGCATAAATATCCGTCCGACTACAAAGTGATCTTTGTCGGCGATGCGGCGATGAGCCCCTACGAGATCGCGGTGCCGGGCGGCTCGGTCGAGCATGTTAATCCCGAGCCGGGCGCGGTATGGTTGCAAAGGGTGCTTCAGACCTATCCGAATGTCGTCTGGCTCAATCCCGAGCAGCGGCGCTATTGGGATTATTCGGAATCCACCGCGATGATCCGCAAACTGTTCGAGAACCGGATGTATCCGCTGACGCTCGAGGGGATCGAGGAAGCCATTCGCGAGCTTGCGCGAAAAACGAAATAA